Proteins encoded within one genomic window of Humulus lupulus chromosome 1, drHumLupu1.1, whole genome shotgun sequence:
- the LOC133806038 gene encoding uncharacterized protein LOC133806038: MSRSWMAKDRLSKEYEDGVESFIEIAMKNTVDPKRVHCPCQKCSNLKKLDIKEIKNHLYFNGIDKTYVKWIWHGEQVESTPKVHNENKEFAQVFDDPIEMVRDADDRFVDRPEEFVKFLGDAEKPIFPGSPMSKLVVLVKLYNLKAGSGWSDISFTKLLDLMKEILPKDNEMPSSLYEAKKTLCTLGMDYKKIHACPNDCVLYRNNLENATECPTCKTSRWKRGKEGKEGKKGIPAKVLWYLPPIPRFIRLFRNPEHAKSLRWNEDGRIKDDKLRHPADSLAWKIIDEKWPVIKKDPRNLRLGLSADGINPFSNMSSSYSC, translated from the coding sequence atgaGTAGGAGTTGGATGGCGAAAGATAGGTTATCAAAGGAATATGAAGATGGAGTTGAGAGTTTTATTGAAATAGCCATGAAAAATACAGTGGATCCTAAGAGAGTTCATTGTCCATGTCAAAAGTGTTCTAATTTGAAAAAATTGGATATAAAGGaaataaaaaatcatttgtaTTTCAATGGAATAGACAAAACTTATGTTAAGTGGATATGGCATGGAGAACAAGTTGAGTCTACCCCCAAAGTACACAATGAAAATAAAGAATTTGCTCAAGTGTTTGATGACCCTATAGAGATGGTGAGAGATGCAGATGATCGATTTGTGGATAGGCCAGAAGAATTTGTAAAATTCTTAGGAGATGCAGAGAAACCAATTTTTCCAGGGTCACCTATGTCAAAGTTGGTTGTTTTGGTAaaattatacaatttaaaagctgGTAGTGGTTGGAGTGACATAAGTTTCACAAAGTTGCTTGATTTGATGAAGGAGATTTTACCAAAAGACAATGAGATGCCTTCTTCCCTTTATGAGGCAAAAAAAACTCTGTGCACTTTAGGAATGGATTATAAAAAGATACATGCTTGCCCTAATGATTGTGTTTTATACCGCAACAATTTAGAAAATGCAACCGAGTGCCCTACGTGCAAGACATCGAGATGGAAGAGAGGTAAAGAAGGAAAAGAAGGTAAGAAAGGGATTCCAGCTAAAGTATTATGGTATTTGCCACCGATACCAAGATTTATACGTTTGTTTCGGAATCcagaacatgctaaaagtttaaGATGGAATGAGGATGGAAGGATCAAAGATGATAAACTAAGACATCCAGCAGATTCATTAGCTTGGAAAATTATCGATGAGAAATGGCCTGTAATAAAAAAGGATCCTAGGAATCTTCGACTTGGTCTTTCAGCTGATGGCATCAATCCATTTAGCAATATGAGCTCGTCTTACAGTTGCTGA